A region from the Solibacillus sp. FSL H8-0523 genome encodes:
- a CDS encoding site-specific integrase: MKKFRTVKSYATKVLDFAIKRGFIQTNPFTHVETSINTVKKRIVEDDEESENFYTREQLIHFLSCLEQESNFKAYALFRLLAFSGMRKGEALALSWNDLNFTTNELRINKALSRGKDNKLYVKSTKTGVARTIKMDDKTMTILKEWKKKQKQDYLVLGFNTMQPKQLVFSNEVNEYLQPTKTRKWILHIQKKYGLGTITTHGLRHTHCSLLFEAGASLKEVQDRLGHSDVQTTMNIYAHVTKKAKEEAIQKFASYIEM, from the coding sequence TTGAAGAAGTTTCGTACCGTTAAATCATATGCAACAAAGGTATTAGACTTTGCCATTAAGCGCGGATTCATACAAACGAACCCATTTACACATGTTGAAACGTCTATTAACACTGTTAAAAAGCGGATTGTTGAAGATGACGAAGAATCGGAAAACTTCTATACACGTGAGCAATTAATTCACTTCTTATCATGCTTAGAGCAAGAAAGTAATTTCAAAGCATATGCCCTATTCCGTTTACTTGCCTTCAGCGGTATGCGTAAAGGTGAAGCACTGGCGCTTTCATGGAATGACTTAAACTTCACAACAAACGAGCTGCGTATTAATAAGGCTCTTTCACGAGGGAAAGATAATAAGCTCTATGTTAAATCTACAAAAACAGGTGTTGCTCGTACGATTAAAATGGACGACAAGACAATGACAATATTAAAAGAGTGGAAGAAAAAGCAGAAGCAGGATTATTTAGTGCTAGGCTTCAATACAATGCAACCTAAGCAACTCGTGTTTAGTAATGAAGTGAATGAATACCTACAGCCCACAAAGACTCGTAAGTGGATTCTACACATTCAGAAAAAATATGGGCTAGGTACAATTACAACACACGGATTACGTCATACGCATTGTTCGTTATTATTTGAAGCGGGTGCTAGTTTGAAGGAAGTACAAGATCGTTTAGGACACAGTGATGTACAAACGACAATGAACATCTATGCACACGTTACGAAAAAGGCAAAAGAAGAGGCTATACAGAAGTTTGCTAGCTATATTGAAATGTAA
- a CDS encoding type I restriction-modification system subunit M, translating into MAELNTKLFSAADNLRSKMDASEYKNYLLGLIFYKYLSDKLLAKVVEIADESLEEYNTQENQTKLYTDLLTDEEIKDDLIETLVDTLGYDIEPTYLFNVLTDQAKQNTFQLNDLNKAFINLSTKYDQFNGLFDDVDLQSKKLGSDDQQRNITITEVLKKLNDVDVLGHNGDVIGDAYEFLIGQFASEAGKKAGEFYTPHEVSDMMARIAAIGQEDKKLFSVFDPTMGSGSLMLNIRNYINHPESVKYHGQELNTTTYNLAKMNLILHGVDKEDMRLRNGDTLNKDWPTDEPYTFDSVLMNPPYSANWSSDDTFLDDSRFNRYGKLAPKSKADFAFLLHGFYHLKDLGTMAIVLPHGVLFRGAAEGVIRKKLLEDGSIDAVIGMPANLFYGTSIPTTVIILKKNRSTRDVLFIDASSEFTKVKNQNKLSEEHIDKIVETYKKREDVEKYAHVATFEEIKENDFNLNIPRYVDTFEEEVPVDMATIGANIQDIRKEKAGLESKLYDMISSLQFDEENAEWVRGTLEVFNRGK; encoded by the coding sequence ATGGCTGAATTAAACACAAAATTATTTAGTGCCGCAGACAACTTGCGCAGCAAAATGGATGCATCAGAATACAAAAACTACTTATTAGGATTGATCTTTTACAAGTATTTATCGGACAAGTTATTAGCAAAAGTAGTTGAAATAGCAGATGAATCGCTAGAAGAATACAATACCCAAGAAAACCAAACTAAATTGTATACGGATTTATTGACAGACGAAGAGATAAAAGATGACTTAATTGAAACGCTAGTAGATACATTGGGCTATGACATTGAGCCGACGTATTTATTCAATGTCTTAACCGACCAAGCGAAACAAAATACGTTTCAGTTGAATGACTTGAATAAAGCCTTTATCAACTTGTCTACAAAATATGACCAATTCAACGGATTGTTTGATGATGTGGACTTGCAATCAAAAAAGCTAGGATCAGATGACCAACAACGAAACATTACCATTACAGAAGTTTTGAAGAAATTAAATGATGTGGACGTGCTGGGACATAATGGTGATGTCATTGGGGATGCTTACGAGTTCTTGATTGGTCAATTTGCCTCCGAAGCGGGCAAAAAGGCTGGGGAATTCTATACACCTCATGAAGTTTCGGACATGATGGCTCGTATTGCGGCAATTGGTCAAGAAGACAAAAAACTGTTCAGCGTATTTGACCCGACTATGGGATCAGGTTCTTTGATGTTAAATATTCGCAACTACATTAACCATCCAGAGAGTGTAAAGTATCACGGGCAGGAACTGAATACAACGACGTATAACCTAGCGAAGATGAACTTAATCTTGCATGGTGTGGATAAAGAAGATATGCGCTTACGCAATGGCGATACGTTAAATAAAGATTGGCCGACAGATGAGCCGTATACCTTTGATTCGGTTCTGATGAATCCCCCTTACTCTGCAAACTGGTCGTCTGATGACACATTCTTAGATGATTCTCGTTTCAATCGTTACGGGAAATTAGCACCAAAATCGAAGGCAGACTTTGCTTTTCTATTGCACGGGTTTTATCATTTGAAAGATTTGGGCACAATGGCAATCGTTTTACCACACGGCGTACTGTTCCGTGGAGCGGCAGAAGGTGTGATTCGCAAGAAATTATTAGAAGATGGCAGTATTGATGCGGTAATAGGTATGCCAGCCAACTTATTTTATGGGACATCCATACCAACAACTGTTATCATTTTGAAGAAAAATCGCAGCACACGCGATGTGTTATTTATTGATGCAAGTAGCGAGTTTACGAAAGTAAAGAACCAAAATAAACTTTCCGAAGAACATATTGATAAGATTGTTGAAACCTATAAGAAGCGAGAAGACGTGGAGAAATACGCCCACGTTGCTACATTTGAGGAAATCAAAGAAAATGACTTTAACCTAAACATCCCAAGATACGTAGACACATTTGAAGAAGAAGTACCCGTGGACATGGCTACCATTGGAGCAAACATCCAAGACATTCGCAAAGAAAAAGCGGGACTAGAATCTAAACTATATGACATGATTTCTTCACTACAATTTGATGAAGAAAACGCGGAATGGGTAAGGGGTACATTGGAGGTGTTTAATCGTGGCAAATAA
- the smpB gene encoding SsrA-binding protein SmpB — protein MAKGTGKVLAQNKKASHDYFIEETIEAGMVLTGTEIKSIRDARVQLKESYVSIRDGEAWIRNMHVSTFEQGNRFNHDPLRERKLLLHKKQISELIGAVKRDGYTIVPLKIYIKDGYAKLLIGLAKGKKDYDKRNDMKQKEAKRDMERAFKERQQ, from the coding sequence ATGGCAAAAGGCACAGGTAAGGTTTTAGCGCAAAACAAAAAAGCGAGCCACGATTACTTTATTGAAGAAACAATCGAAGCAGGCATGGTGTTAACAGGTACCGAAATTAAATCGATCCGTGATGCACGTGTGCAGCTAAAAGAGTCATATGTTAGTATTCGTGACGGGGAAGCATGGATTCGCAACATGCATGTATCCACGTTTGAACAAGGTAACCGCTTCAATCATGATCCGTTACGCGAGCGTAAATTGCTGTTACATAAAAAGCAAATAAGTGAATTAATCGGCGCGGTCAAACGCGATGGCTACACAATCGTGCCGTTAAAAATTTATATTAAAGATGGCTACGCGAAGCTTTTAATCGGCCTTGCAAAAGGTAAAAAAGATTACGATAAACGTAACGACATGAAACAAAAAGAAGCAAAACGCGATATGGAGCGTGCTTTCAAAGAGCGCCAACAATAA
- the rnr gene encoding ribonuclease R produces the protein MTQQNDLQQRILAFMKEEEYKPMTVSEIEDAFELEEADDFRELVKTLVKMEAQGYIVRSRSNRYGLPDRMNLLRGRFIGNAKGFGFVAPEEQGTDDVFIPSHETNGALNGDTVLVRILKEQSGDRREGTVTKVVERSKTTFVGTYQANRGFGFVVTDDKKLNMDIFIAKEDTLGAVDGHKVVAEITHWPDETKSATGMITKILGHKNDPGVDILSILYKYEIPPEFPSEVVEAATQVPDEISEEDLVGRRDLRNEVIVTIDGADAKDLDDAVTVIKNDDGTYKLGVHIADVSYYVTQGSVLDKEAYERATSVYLTDRVIPMIPHRLSNGICSLNPQVDRLTLSCEMTIDQAGQVVKHEIFQSVINTTERMTYTDVYNILENADENPELIARYENLVPMFNDMKDLAQILRNKRMNRGAIDFDFKESKVLVDEDGWPTDIILRERTVAERLIEEFMLAANETVAEHFHWMEVPFIYRIHEDPKPEKLQRFFEFVTNFGIMIKGSGNSVHPKALQEVIKSIEGLPEEPVISTMLLRSMQQAKYYAESLGHFGLSTEFYTHFTSPIRRYPDLVVHRLIRTYLINEDTSSETVFQWGQVMDEIADHTSGRERRAVEAERDTDALKKAQFMSDKVGEEFIGIVSSITNFGMFIELDNTVEGLVHISNMTDDYYRFEDRHLTMIGERTGRQFRIGDEVKIRVANVTIEESSVDFEIVDMVSTARPARRQVSKVIHAGRREGGRRKEERTGEKRNPKTRGESKKRPEKEKRTGTSDRDPRGRRVEGKSDDKPKFYEKVAKGKKKKGKKKNK, from the coding sequence ATGACACAACAAAATGATTTACAACAACGCATTTTAGCGTTTATGAAAGAAGAAGAATATAAACCAATGACCGTATCTGAAATTGAAGATGCGTTTGAATTAGAAGAGGCGGATGATTTCCGCGAATTAGTCAAAACACTCGTAAAAATGGAGGCACAAGGCTATATTGTGCGTTCTCGTTCAAATCGATACGGTTTACCAGATCGCATGAACTTACTGCGCGGTCGCTTTATTGGTAACGCAAAAGGTTTTGGTTTCGTAGCACCAGAAGAGCAAGGAACGGATGATGTGTTCATTCCATCACACGAAACGAACGGCGCATTAAATGGCGATACCGTTCTTGTGCGCATTTTAAAAGAGCAATCCGGTGATCGTCGTGAAGGTACGGTTACGAAAGTTGTTGAGCGCAGCAAGACAACATTTGTTGGGACATATCAAGCAAATCGCGGTTTTGGCTTCGTCGTAACAGACGATAAAAAATTAAATATGGATATTTTCATTGCCAAAGAGGATACTCTTGGCGCGGTAGATGGCCATAAAGTAGTGGCAGAGATCACGCATTGGCCAGATGAAACAAAATCAGCTACCGGCATGATTACAAAAATTTTAGGACATAAAAATGACCCAGGTGTGGACATTCTATCGATCCTTTATAAATACGAGATTCCACCTGAGTTCCCATCAGAAGTAGTAGAAGCAGCAACACAGGTTCCGGATGAAATTTCAGAAGAAGACTTAGTCGGTCGTCGTGATTTACGTAATGAAGTAATCGTGACAATTGACGGCGCGGACGCAAAAGACTTAGATGACGCAGTTACGGTCATTAAAAATGATGACGGTACGTACAAGCTAGGTGTACACATTGCGGACGTAAGCTATTACGTGACGCAAGGTTCGGTACTCGATAAGGAAGCATATGAGCGTGCGACGTCTGTATATTTAACAGACCGCGTAATCCCAATGATTCCACACCGTCTATCGAACGGCATTTGTTCATTAAATCCACAAGTGGACCGTTTAACATTATCGTGTGAAATGACGATTGACCAAGCCGGACAAGTCGTGAAGCATGAAATCTTCCAAAGTGTCATTAATACGACAGAACGTATGACATATACGGATGTATATAACATTTTAGAAAATGCGGACGAAAATCCGGAGTTAATAGCGCGCTATGAAAATCTAGTGCCGATGTTTAACGATATGAAGGATTTAGCGCAAATTCTACGTAACAAACGTATGAACCGTGGTGCCATTGACTTTGACTTCAAAGAATCAAAGGTACTTGTAGATGAAGACGGTTGGCCGACTGATATTATTCTTCGTGAGCGTACAGTGGCAGAGCGCCTAATCGAGGAGTTCATGCTAGCAGCGAACGAAACGGTTGCCGAGCATTTCCACTGGATGGAAGTACCGTTTATTTACCGTATTCACGAAGATCCAAAGCCTGAGAAATTACAGCGCTTCTTCGAGTTCGTAACGAATTTCGGGATTATGATTAAAGGCTCTGGTAACTCTGTGCACCCGAAAGCATTACAAGAAGTAATCAAGTCGATTGAAGGCTTACCAGAAGAGCCTGTTATTTCAACGATGCTACTGCGTTCAATGCAGCAGGCAAAATACTATGCGGAATCTTTAGGACACTTTGGTTTATCGACAGAGTTCTATACGCACTTTACGTCGCCAATCCGTCGTTACCCAGATTTAGTCGTGCACCGCTTAATTCGCACGTATTTAATTAATGAAGATACGTCTAGCGAAACGGTATTCCAGTGGGGTCAAGTGATGGACGAAATCGCTGATCATACGTCAGGTCGTGAGCGTCGCGCGGTAGAAGCCGAGCGTGATACGGATGCACTGAAAAAAGCACAATTTATGAGTGATAAAGTGGGCGAGGAATTCATCGGGATTGTTTCGTCAATTACGAACTTTGGTATGTTCATTGAGTTAGACAACACGGTTGAAGGCTTAGTGCATATTTCAAATATGACAGATGATTACTACCGCTTTGAAGATCGCCATCTAACAATGATTGGTGAGCGTACAGGCCGTCAATTCCGTATTGGCGATGAAGTGAAAATTCGTGTGGCCAATGTGACCATTGAAGAATCTTCTGTTGATTTTGAAATTGTAGATATGGTGTCTACTGCACGTCCAGCGCGTCGTCAAGTGTCGAAAGTGATCCATGCAGGTCGTCGTGAAGGTGGCCGCCGTAAAGAAGAGCGTACGGGCGAGAAACGTAACCCGAAAACGCGCGGTGAAAGTAAAAAACGCCCTGAAAAAGAAAAGCGTACAGGCACATCTGATCGTGATCCACGCGGTCGTCGTGTAGAAGGCAAATCAGACGATAAGCCAAAGTTCTACGAAAAAGTCGCCAAAGGCAAGAAGAAAAAAGGTAAGAAAAAGAATAAATAA
- a CDS encoding type II toxin-antitoxin system prevent-host-death family antitoxin — protein MDAVNYSTLRNNIKSYMDRVTDDYETLIITRKNGKNVVMMPLDEYNKLMESIHLLSSDLNRVALEKSLKQLEHGFTVKRSLVDAEDSQ, from the coding sequence ATGGACGCAGTAAATTATTCGACCCTACGAAATAACATTAAAAGCTACATGGATCGTGTAACTGATGATTATGAAACACTAATTATTACAAGGAAAAATGGTAAAAATGTTGTAATGATGCCTCTGGACGAATACAACAAATTAATGGAAAGTATCCACTTACTAAGCAGTGACTTAAACAGGGTTGCCCTTGAGAAATCTCTTAAACAACTGGAACATGGCTTTACTGTAAAAAGGTCATTGGTAGATGCGGAGGACAGCCAATAA
- a CDS encoding ABC transporter substrate-binding protein: protein MFRRKAMLTTLALAAMALAACSDKEGTTPAIETGGEIQTTVEEKIIIDQAGTEVTIPGEVNSIVSGGILPYFHTWYVATNSAKEIVGMHPNSYNAAENSILAKMAPEILNADTSFVKNGEMNVEELLNIKPDVYFELSTDEKSIEATRKAGINTVAIKAIDAAAAEPLATFNSWLQLTGEIANTTDRADKFIEVGTAVQEEIYEKIGDLTKEQKPNALMMYQLSEQAITVGGKNFFGNQWLNATGANDVAEDEVTGRKDINMEQIYEWNPDIIYLTNFTPIQPEDLYNNTIPGQDWSSVDAVKNKQVYKIPLGIYRWFPPSGDAPLMLKWLANKNQPELFNYDMNAEIKSYYKDFYDFNVTDEEVEQILHPSSDAAKY from the coding sequence ATGTTTAGACGTAAAGCAATGTTAACAACACTTGCATTAGCAGCGATGGCGCTAGCGGCATGTTCAGATAAAGAAGGAACAACACCAGCAATTGAAACAGGTGGAGAGATTCAAACAACCGTAGAGGAAAAAATCATCATCGACCAAGCGGGCACAGAAGTAACGATTCCGGGTGAAGTAAATTCAATCGTTTCAGGTGGTATTTTACCGTATTTCCACACGTGGTATGTGGCAACAAACTCAGCAAAAGAAATCGTTGGGATGCACCCGAACTCTTATAATGCGGCAGAAAATTCAATTTTAGCGAAAATGGCACCAGAGATTTTAAATGCGGATACTTCATTTGTTAAAAATGGCGAAATGAACGTAGAGGAATTACTGAACATTAAACCAGACGTGTATTTTGAGCTCTCAACAGATGAAAAATCAATTGAAGCAACGCGTAAAGCAGGCATTAACACCGTGGCAATTAAAGCAATTGATGCAGCTGCTGCAGAGCCACTTGCGACATTTAACAGCTGGTTACAATTAACAGGTGAAATCGCAAACACAACAGACCGTGCAGATAAATTTATTGAAGTAGGTACTGCTGTTCAAGAGGAAATTTACGAGAAAATAGGCGACTTAACGAAAGAACAAAAGCCAAATGCGTTAATGATGTACCAATTATCAGAGCAGGCCATCACAGTTGGTGGTAAAAACTTCTTCGGTAATCAGTGGTTAAACGCGACAGGCGCAAATGATGTAGCAGAAGATGAGGTAACAGGTCGTAAAGATATCAACATGGAACAAATTTACGAATGGAATCCAGACATTATTTATTTAACAAACTTCACACCAATCCAACCAGAAGATCTTTATAACAATACAATTCCTGGCCAAGACTGGAGCAGTGTTGACGCAGTTAAAAATAAACAAGTATATAAGATTCCTTTAGGGATTTATCGTTGGTTCCCACCAAGTGGTGACGCGCCATTAATGTTGAAATGGTTAGCGAACAAAAACCAGCCAGAGTTATTCAACTATGACATGAACGCTGAAATTAAGAGCTACTATAAAGATTTTTATGATTTTAATGTAACGGATGAAGAAGTAGAGCAAATTTTACACCCATCGTCAGACGCCGCTAAATATTAA
- a CDS encoding AraC family transcriptional regulator yields MEHKNTELTKKVLLLIEENLQHPHCLAKVEDVILVNDSNYYALFTEEMGLTPDAYIIKQRLKHAEKLLEQKELSLKDISKAIGLNGYFEFTQLFKHFNGMSPASYRNQILKTI; encoded by the coding sequence ATGGAACATAAAAACACGGAGTTAACAAAAAAAGTGCTGTTATTAATCGAAGAAAACTTACAGCATCCACATTGCCTGGCAAAGGTAGAAGACGTAATTTTAGTCAATGATTCAAACTACTATGCGCTTTTTACAGAGGAAATGGGCTTAACACCTGATGCCTATATTATAAAGCAGCGCCTAAAGCATGCGGAAAAGCTATTAGAACAAAAAGAATTAAGCTTAAAGGACATTTCTAAAGCAATTGGCTTAAATGGCTATTTTGAATTTACACAGCTGTTCAAGCACTTCAATGGCATGTCCCCAGCAAGCTACCGTAACCAAATTTTAAAGACAATTTAA
- a CDS encoding alpha/beta fold hydrolase has protein sequence MKTALSSPFFFQAGKRAVLLLHGFTGSSADVRMLGRYLEKHGYTSLAPHYKGHGVPPEELIASHPNEWWQDVICGYNELKAAGYEEIAVAGLSLGGVFSLKLALEQPVKGVVTMCSPMTMRTTDKMFEGVLEYAKQYKKQQRKSEQEINIEIEAIEKQGMDSLPALQQLISDVRQSIDMLYAPIFVIQATHDEVIDPDSANIIYHSVESNDKHIRWFDESRHVITLDKEKDKLHEAVLTFLNSLDWIV, from the coding sequence ATGAAAACAGCTTTGTCTTCACCGTTTTTCTTCCAAGCAGGAAAGCGAGCGGTGTTATTATTACATGGGTTTACCGGTAGCAGTGCCGATGTGCGCATGCTTGGACGCTACTTAGAGAAGCATGGTTATACATCACTTGCGCCACACTATAAGGGACATGGTGTACCGCCTGAAGAATTAATTGCTTCCCATCCAAATGAATGGTGGCAAGACGTGATTTGTGGGTATAATGAATTAAAAGCAGCTGGTTATGAAGAAATTGCTGTCGCTGGCCTTTCGCTTGGCGGTGTATTTTCATTAAAGCTTGCGCTGGAGCAGCCAGTAAAGGGTGTAGTCACAATGTGCTCGCCAATGACAATGCGCACGACAGACAAAATGTTTGAAGGCGTACTTGAATATGCAAAACAATATAAAAAACAACAACGTAAAAGTGAACAGGAAATTAACATAGAGATAGAAGCGATTGAAAAGCAGGGCATGGATTCATTACCTGCATTACAACAGCTCATTTCCGATGTAAGACAGTCCATTGATATGCTATATGCACCCATTTTCGTCATTCAAGCAACACATGATGAAGTAATCGATCCCGATTCAGCGAATATTATTTATCATTCGGTGGAATCAAATGATAAGCATATACGCTGGTTTGATGAATCAAGACATGTTATTACACTCGATAAAGAAAAAGACAAACTACACGAAGCAGTTCTCACGTTTTTAAATTCGTTAGATTGGATAGTCTAA
- the secG gene encoding preprotein translocase subunit SecG yields MHTLFTVLLLIVALALIVVVLLQSGKSAGLSGAISGGAEQLFGKQKARGMDLVLHRVTIVLSVLFFVLALAITKF; encoded by the coding sequence ATGCATACGTTATTTACTGTATTACTTCTTATTGTAGCTTTAGCCTTAATCGTAGTAGTATTATTACAATCAGGTAAGAGCGCAGGTTTATCAGGTGCCATCTCTGGTGGAGCTGAACAACTTTTCGGTAAGCAGAAGGCTCGCGGGATGGATTTAGTATTACACCGCGTAACAATCGTACTTTCTGTTTTATTCTTCGTATTAGCATTAGCTATTACAAAATTCTAA
- a CDS encoding phosphate starvation-inducible protein PhoH, which yields MSKYKIVKLDGGHAFSLEGRAMNVSNEPMDHVTFIDQYEIQTADLTDFNVLVVTDFIDQEHLYKHKEVIESFLNDGKIVVVNTHMFRPWIPGVGLFMPKEIRKHSDYVMEAAHNNTFYRGVDMQELTYRKGVSGFYARGSHPVVNKNAEIVLQFTDGTPIVFIDRDSTKGTVIAGACRDFFTYATGQNSTQLIAPQFLAFLDEELTRLQGVQA from the coding sequence ATGTCTAAATACAAAATTGTTAAGTTAGACGGCGGACACGCGTTTAGCTTAGAGGGCCGTGCGATGAACGTATCGAACGAGCCAATGGACCATGTAACATTTATCGATCAATACGAAATCCAAACAGCAGACCTAACTGATTTCAACGTATTAGTTGTGACAGATTTCATTGACCAAGAGCATCTTTATAAACATAAAGAAGTAATTGAAAGCTTCTTAAATGATGGCAAAATTGTTGTCGTAAATACGCATATGTTCCGCCCATGGATTCCTGGGGTCGGTCTATTCATGCCAAAGGAAATTCGCAAGCACTCAGATTATGTGATGGAAGCAGCACATAACAACACATTCTACAGAGGTGTGGATATGCAGGAGTTAACATATCGTAAAGGCGTTTCAGGCTTCTATGCACGTGGCTCACACCCTGTAGTAAATAAAAACGCAGAAATCGTTTTACAATTCACAGATGGCACACCAATCGTTTTCATCGACCGTGATTCAACAAAAGGTACAGTTATTGCTGGCGCTTGCCGCGATTTCTTCACGTACGCAACAGGCCAAAACTCAACGCAATTAATCGCACCACAATTTTTAGCATTTTTAGATGAAGAATTAACACGATTACAAGGAGTACAAGCATGA